In Camelus dromedarius isolate mCamDro1 chromosome 16, mCamDro1.pat, whole genome shotgun sequence, the genomic stretch GGTCCTGTCCTCTGAGAAACCCAGTAAGCTGGGATTCTTGTCCTGTTTCTCATGTCTCTAATGAACTTTCTTTTTTCACCCATGTCCACCTTCTACTATTTCATGTTCTCCTTCCCAAAGCCATAGCCATGTTCTCCTGTGTGCAGATTCATAAACACGTAAGTGCCGCGCCCCACTTCCCGGCTCCCTAGGCCTCTGTTGGCTCCAGCTTTCCTTATTGGGATCTTTTACAGATACAGCCTGTGCTACACCCTCATCCAGGGTCATGGCTCACTCTGCCCTCTCTTCCCAACTGCCCCAGATTCTCCCAAAACTTGCTTTCAGATCCTTCCAGTATGCGGGCAAGGGGCCTCTTCAGGATTCATTCTTCCCTTTCATGGTAATTTTGGCTTTGAAGTCGCCAGGGATCAGGATGAGAAAGAAGAGTTCAGTGAGCAGGAATGACAGCAGCTGGGTATGAGTGTGATGGGGAGGTTGGGGGGAAGGCAGCCTGCCCAAAGGGGGAGCCCAATCATGTAAGTGACAGCAATTTCCCCTAGGATCCCCGACTTGGACCCCCAGGACAAGAAACACCGCCCTCTGCATTTCCAACCAGCCCATGCCTAAACTGGTGCTGTCTTAAGTGCAGgctgcctccctctcctgtctTAACAGCAGTAAGACTTGGAAGGGTGCTTCTTGAGGGGAGGTGTTCTCAATTTAGAAACATCTCAGCCCATTTCGGGCAGAGAGAAAATGCGAAAGAGAATgttcagagagggaaaggaatggggcgggggcggggaaaGGCGGGGCGGCGCGGTCTCCTGGGCACAGCCCTGCGTCCCGCTCAGTCGCTGTCGCTCTTGTCCACCAGCACGGCGTCCGACTCCTCGGTGATCTCCAGCAGCGTGTGCACGTCGGGGCTGCTCCCGCGCAACAGGTCGGTCGCCTCGCCGCGCTCTGCGCGGCCCTCCTCCTCGTCTGCGGCCACCTCCACCATCTCGGTGGCCTTCACCACCTCCACTTGGCCCTCACGGATCTTCTTGACGTGGAAGGTGAAGGGCGGCACCTTGTAGACCGCGGTCTTGGAGCGCGCGTAGACCACGTGGTCCGGCGTGAAGGACTTTCGCAGCTTGTCTCGCGAGGTCTTGAGCTTCTCGCGCCGCTCGGCCGGGACGAGGCGCGTGCCCAGCTTGTTCATGCGCTTCTCCAGGGTGTGCCGCGTCTTCTCCAGGTTCTCCTTGGTCTTGAGGCGGGTCTTCTCCAGGTTCTCGCGCGTACGCACCTTGGTCTTCTCCATCTTCTCCTTGGAGAAGGCCTTCTTGAAGTCGTCCACGCGCCGCAGGCCGCTGCGCTTGATGCGCTCGGCGCGCGACTCCTCGAtgacctcctccacctccaccgcCTCGTCAGACGACAGCTCGAGGGCCGCCGCGTCCTCCTCGGGCCGCTCGCCCTCGGCCAGCTCGTCGCCCTCCTTCTCCGGCAGCGCCTCCGACTCTTTCAGCGACTTGCCGATGCTCACTTTGGCCGGCAGTTTCACTTCATCCTAAAGGAAGAGCAGAGCGAACAGATGAGGGGGAGCAGAGCGGGAGAGCTGGGCGAACCCCGCGCGGAGCGGTGGTGATCCTGGCGAGTGCGTGGTACCCGTGAAAGCGGCCTGGACTGCTTCGCCTTTATATCGCCAGCGCCTGGCACAGAGCGGGACACCTCATGGTCCCTCAAGAAATATGTTTTGAATGAATAGTAAGTATTAGACGGGGCGAGGAGGGAACTGAGCCTCAGATCCAAGCCTGATCGGCGTTATTCCACTTAAGTATCTCTGCAGCCCGCCAACCCGCTCATCGCGCCCTTCCTGCACCCGTTTCAAACCACTCCTTAGCTTTGCACAACTTAACACAACTTAACTTTGGAAGTGGGTATAGCGCCCTCTAGTGCACTGAGTCCCTCACTGCCGGAGCCAGGCCTAGAAGCATAGGCGTTTGGGCCCTTTGTTTAGGTTGAAGGGTGCGGGTAGGGGAATAGATCACAGCCACTCTGAGGCGGCCCCCAGGTAAAGTAACTTGAAGGCAAGGGAGTTCGTTTCCCAGACTTAATATCATTTCAGAAGAACCAGTTTTAGGGAAGGGGACCTGttgcccttccctcctctcccccgaCTCCCATTCTGCCCCGAATAATGTTTGGCTCAGGCAGAGTCATTCTCCACCACCAGGTAGAAATTGTGGAAGAAGCTGGCTGGGAGCCAGGGACATGTTTTCTTCCCAGCCTTAACGTTTCGTTTAATTCTGACGTCCCTGCCTTGGAATGGAAGGGAGGGACTACTTTTCCATTCTTGctttttcccctggaaaccagAGCTCAGGGGGCCAGGAGTAGGACGATGGTCCCAGAATCCCTGAGATCCTGGAGCTCTGAGCCAGCTATACCCTTTTCCCCTGGGAGGACCTAGCATCGTTACCATTTTCCAATCCGGGAAGATTTTTCCAAGATGCTAACTCTGGGCCAACATTTCAGAATCTCAGGATCACCTCTCCTGAGAAGACAGGGTAGATTGAGCACAGAAAGGGAAATGGGGCATAACCCAGAATGTGAACAGGCTCTCCTCTTTGGCCCAGACTTTTTTTTAGGAAGGAATGATAGGCAGTAGTTTTTCTTAAGGGTTTTGGGAAGACTGTTTTGCAGGATTGTAAGAAAACCCCATCTGTGAATAATGAGGCAACATGAACTGACCCCTCTGCACAGgtacacacacattctctctctcacacacacacacacacacacacacacacgggtgaGCACGCACAGGCACATAACATGTATGTTGGCTGCTTGGTATCTCTGCACCACCTGCTATAGAAattccttccccagcccccaacctctttcctcttccctcctatCCACATTCCCACAGAGTTTCctggtttacattgaaaactaggAACACCTCCcaacttccttccctctctgtcaaTATCATTAGCAGGGACAAAGAGGGAATGTTGGCTCCACCTCCTCTTCCAAACTGGGCACCAGCTCTGCTGGGCACCAAGCCATCTCAGGCTCTCATTACTTGACTACACCTCCCAGCAGGCAAGGTGACCTGGGCTCAGGGCATGCTGGGACTTGTAGTCTCTACCTGCCATAGGTGGCTTGGTACTGTCATGGGCATCCTACGGCATTCTGTCCATCCCTCTGCCTCTTATCACTCACAGAGGCATTGAAAGGGTGTTTTCCTTGCTCTGAGTGTAGGAGGGCCCCAGCCTCTCTTAGCATAGCCCCTGGTTTCTAGGTGTACCCTTTGTGTCTCCTTTTGCAGTCACTTCTCCCTGCCTGCTACCCAAGTCCTCTCTTACACACCATTTTAGGACTCGCTATGATCTAAACTCTCCACTACTTCTTCATCCATCTCTACCCAGAATTTACCTGCAGCTCTAGTATCAAAAAATGCCAGCTCTGATCTCTCCTGCACAGGTTTCCAGTCTAAAAACCCACCCACGCTCCACCAAGGTTTGGAGAACGCCTCCTTTCACTAAGCTCAGACAATATGGATGAATTAAGGGAAGGATTAAGAGTGATGGGTGGGGAGTAGTCAGGAAACAGTCCCTGCTGCTGGAAAACAGATCCACATtgtctccctgccccacccccagcatccctgattctcccctctgctccaccccAACCCCTAAAGGCTGAGCTGCCTGGTTTTCCTGGCCTCTGGCTCCCTAGATAAAGGTCTTTGCCAGCTGAGCTTGAAATTGAACTCGGCTGGGGAGAGAATTGCAGACTTCTTGTAGCCAATCctgttttcctagtgcctgatgaAAGGTCTCGAATACAACATCAGGGAGCAATTCCAGTAAGGGGAGGTTTATTTCCTGGATTTGGGGGTCATCTCCTGCAGTCTGGAAAGGTACCTGGGAGTATAACGCCATTCCTTGCAGGCTTCCTTCAGAGTGATGGCTTACATCAGAGGAGCTACCTTCTTGGTGGAAGGTCAGAGGGTAGAGGAAGAAACTATTTGACCTAAGTCCTGGATAATATCCAGTGGATTGGCTCTGGAGAGGATATACCACCATGACTAGCTTTTCCCCTCCATTAATGGATTTTGTCTTTTCTCCCTGTTTCCAAGCCAGGTTTCCCCTATGACTCACAACTTTAGAGTGTTGTCTTGGGCCCACCCAGTTGGCCTATTGCTATAACAACCACCAACACAATCCCAAagcacctccccccaccctgggCACATTGGCTCAGCACCCTTGTCCCACCCCTACTTCCCCTGGCAGAGCTGATAAGCCAAAGGAGGGGCCTCGGGGTGGCAAGGAAGGAGAGCTCTGCTTGTtctgtttctccatttttattcaacaaaacCACCAGTCCCAACAGGCTTGGTTTCCAGAGTTACCTTTAATGACCAGGTCTGAACAAAAGCATGTACAgcttcccctgccccccaccaagcACACACAGTTCCCCAGCCCAGGAAGACACAGTCCAGGATGAATTTAGAGGAGCCCCAGGGTGGCTCTCAGCTCCTCCCACTCCACTCCCCAATCCTGGTAGGTAAACTTAAGATCCTCTAGTTTAGGAAGAAGCTTTTTATAGGATTATAacttaactgagcacctactatgtgcctgatCCTTGGCCAGGCACTTCACATTTGTCAGGGAGAAGGGACAAGTGTCATACGGCTCTGGGTAGAGCCTCTCTTGACTCAGAGCTAACCAGTTTAGTCCCCAACCACTGCCTGGGACTAGCCAGAGAAGGCATTGGAGAGGTAATTCAGAGACCCAGGATCTACTTAGAGAGTATGTTAGAGGGTGCAGTCTCAGGGAGAGGTGAAAGAGGGAAAGTTCAAAACCCAGGACCTCTACTTTAGGTTGCCAAGAAAAGGGAGTAAGAAACACAAAAGGTAGAAGAGTCTTTCTTTTCTGAGATAGCATGATTCTCAGCAGGGGTGATGTTGCCCCCAAGAGGGTGGAAATCAGTTCTTGAGAGTAGATGTTGCAGTAGTTTGTAGTGCTCCAAAGAGTCCGCATATATAGTATATCTGTAATGTTAAAATTCCATAGAGGAGAGGAcaattggggggagggggaatgtCTAAAAGGACTCCTTATGGGAAgtgatcatattttttaaaaaagagttgagAAACAGTGCCATAGAGAGGCCAGAAGATCCAAGCCAGAGCCAGGGAAAAATGTACCCCTTCTGGCCTCTCTTGAGTTGGCAGCTGTTGGGTGCCCCGCCCAAGACAGGGTCTGGCAAACAGAAGGGATCTCtttgcaaaacattttctaaaaaaactggaaaaaataagtgTAAATGTTTTCCCCAGCtgcagggagggggtggagagggcaCAGAACAGACCCCAGGCCTGGACCTCCTGAGGGCCCTCTCCAAAGAGGCTTTGAGCCAAACTGGCCTGTCCCTGAGGAGGAggccagagggggaggggagggggactcAGAAGCGTGGGCAGTTTCAGGCAGTCTCATGCAGGCAGCAGTGGGTGCAGCTCAGGTGTGGTGTCTGGGGTGTCTACTATTAAGACAGAAaccaagaagtaggggagggcCCCTTCCCGTCATCTCCCACCCCCATAGCCTGAACTCTGCATAATACGAGAGTGTTTTCACAATATCCGTCAGTCACCCACTCACAAGGGGCAGTAGCTTGGAAGAGGCCGGCCATCCCAGAATGACCCTGGGAATCAGTGAGCTGGTGGTGGATGAGGGGCAGGACACCCCTCGCCCACGGCCCCGTGTGACCCAGGAGACCCTAAGCACGCCCACCGGCTGTCGGCTCCTCTAGGGTTGGCAGAGGCCCAGGCTCTGGGTAATAGGGCAGTGTCCTAGGCGTCTGGTCAAAGTGTGGGAGCTCAGGCACTGTCTCAGGCTTCAGACCAAAGGGCTCAGTCTCAGGCAGAAGGTCAAAAGTCACGATCTTGGGTGTGGCCAGGTCTGAGGGTGCATTCAGCTTCTTCTTGGGCTAAGATGAGGAAAAGGGGTTTAAGAGGGGCTTGAGATGGGTGCAGATGGGGTGAGAAGGAGGAGGCCTTGGTTGGCATGCAGAGTTGGGGCTGTAAGTAGGAAGGAGGGGAGCACACAAGTATTAGGAtggaaagaaaccatgttttaaaTGCTTCATCCAGAGGGCCCTGGGGTCTAAAAGGGTGGGAAAGACCCTGGTCCATGAATGAATAGACACAATTTAATCAgaaccccctccctccttccttctagAATCTTCCCTGGTCTCATCCTTGGCCTCCTACCTTCTATCCCTACCCAGCTGTGGTCGTGGGATGATGCTACTGGGGTTGGAGTGATGAGGGAAAGAggctgctgggggcggggagggagttTTCTAAGAGGCCACTTGTTAGACTCCAACTGGGGAGGCTCCAATGAGCAAAAGGGAAGGCGAACAACTTCACTGTCTTGAGTCAGACGCTGCTTATCCCCCCAGGCAGGGTGGGCACAGTGACGCCACGAataaggagagggagaggcatgGCAGAGGGATATCCTGGCTATTTCCCCTTGGCCAcgtccccacctcctgcctcccttgcTACGCATCCCCCACCCACTCATGGGCTATCAGACACCGAGATGCACAGAGAAATCAGGACCCAAAACCAAGCTGTTTTTATGACAGGTGGGCCTATGTCCTGGGGCACCCAGCAGCAGCTCCCAACTCCCTCCTAAGTGGCTGAGCTGCCCCTCTTGCTTTGGACAATCAGGAGAAGTCAGAGGATAAGGACATTTGGGGGCACTACCAGATTCTGGGGACAACAGTGTTGAGTAAGGCATACAGCCACAAAAACCCAAAGCAGCAGGTGCCCACCTTTCCTGTAGGGTCCAGGGAAAAGGTAGGAGTGGCAAGGAGGCTGAGGAGAAAGGAGCCAACATGGTCCTGTCTTAGCCAGGGAGCTCCCCTCCTTATTCCCTGCACCCCTACCCTCCACTGCCATTAGGCCATTGCCTCTGCTTCAGCACTATGAGGCTGAGCAGCTAATGGCCACCAACCCTAGCCACTCAGCCAACaatgtgcgcgcgcgcgcgcgcgcgcacacacacacacacacacacacagcagtccCAGGGCCAGGACTGCACAACTATCTCCATCAGAGAATGAAGGAGCCAGAACTACCCTAGGTTGGGGCTAGTTCCCCACTAATTTCTGCTGCAGAGTCTGGGaatggaaggaggaggcaggcagcagAAAGTATAGCAGAAGAAGGGGTACACCTGGGTTCTGGCCCCAGCTTTGACCCCCCAAACACTTGAGTGACAGTAGGCAAGTGAtttcttctctctgggcctcagcttcctccacTGCATAATGAAAGAGCTGCAGTTGATTATCTCCAAGGCATCTTCCAGCTCAAAAAGTCTACAGTGACAGAATGATTAAATACTCACAATGGTACAgttcaaacaaaaaaaaggaacaaaccacCACACATCTCTGTGGTTGGTTGCCTAGCAACAATATTCCCTCTCGTCTCCCTATCAGTTGCCCACTCTGTGCCATCTCTTCCCTTTTTGATTTTGACCTTTACAATAGTCAgactttatttactttaaaatcagAGAGAGGAGTATGATTTCCTTTGGTTTTAAGAATACCCCTAAAAATATGCTCCCATGCTCCCAGCTTTGAATGCTGTGACCAGGAAAAATTACCCAGCTTTTCGGAGGAAGGGTGTGGTAAGCACTTTCTCCACTAGGCTTAGGGAGTGAGAGGGACCAGAGCCCCAAGTAGGGAAGAGTTTTGCACAAAAGCGTGGCATTCTTCTGAAACAGGGTAGCCCTGATTTGCTTTGAGTCCAGGAAGGAGCTATAGGTTGGGTTAGGATTTGGGGAGGAGAAGCCAGCAGGCCCTCATTCCAGCCCTGGTGTCTCCTCCCCTTTAATACCCATGAGCCACCTAAGCCCTTAAATGCTTCCTCCTCTTGTCCTCAGGCCCTTGGAGCAGGTCTGATGGGTCTACATGTAGGTCACTAAGTGCTTCATGAAAAGTACGGAAGacgtttatttccattttagctTCCTTTCTGGATTCTAAAAGAACTCTTAATAATTTCCAAATCAATAGTTGTCTGGGAGAATTGGCTCTTTAATGACCACAGCTCCTCCTATTTGCCTGGTCCCAGAGTCTGCCTGATCTTCTCAGCAGTTCTCAGTCCACTGACCCCTCGCTACTAGTAGAAttcacttctctccttcactAGCTGTTGCTTACCTAGGAGTCGCCTGGGATGGGATTCCAAACTGCTAGTTTTGTTTGGGAGACAAGGAGGGAAATGCCGAAGGACAGTAATGACTCAGAAGTGAGTTCAAGGTGAGGGCTTTGATATTCTGCAGAGGGAGGGGGTgactttcttgtgtgtgtgtgtgtgtgtgtgtgtgtgtgtgtgtgtgtgtgtgtgtgtgtgtgtgtgtgtgtgtgttaaacttAACCTATGAAATCATGTCTAGCAGTTCACTGACACAAAGGGATTCCCTCCTTTATCCTCCAGGAAGAAGGTTATGGGAGGCCAGATGGTCTGATCCCACAGCTGGGGCCTTCCCACCCTTTCATGCTCCTTccactccacccccaacccccccccccccccgcgcttGCCACATCATCACCTCCCACATCTGCAGTGGGGAAATACAGCATCCCCTCCTCAGTTCCCACACTGGAAAACTCACACCATCCCAGGAGGCTTTTTCCCAAATCTCTCTGCCTGGCCACCCAAACATCCTACCCCCTCAGCCTGAGTTGATAGTGAATGTTGCCGCCCCTAGTCTTCCCTATTAGGCCTGCCAAGGCACAGAGCTATTTTTACCTCATTCTCTTCCCAGGCCTGCAGCCCTCAGGGAGGAGCAGCCTCTGCTTTCCTCCAGCAGCTGAgtaccccacccccttccccccacctggAACATCTGCTTTGCAGCTCAGGGAAGTTCTGcttccctgagccccacccctgtTGCTGGAATCTTTTCCTTACCTCTGAGCTCCTCTGAGTGGGGTGGGACCACTTTAGCTGTTAGTTATTTCCCCTGTGGTTTAGGGGCTCATGGTCCCCACCTTGAGCCATTCCTTCTACTGCAACTCTGTCTCCCACTGGCCTTGATGTAGTCAGAGCCACCCGGTGATTAGACCTCACCATCACCACACACAATGCACAGGCACAGATCTGCTAACTGCTGAGAAGCAGTAACAGACATGCCATTGGCATCTGCACAAAAGTCTGTCTCTCTATAACGGTCCTCTCAGAATCTCCGTCTTCGACATAGGGAGGTTTATCTCCAGACTGAGAACTTTCCCAGGTCCTGTGGTCTGGGACATTAAGAGTGAGATGGGTCACCCATCCAAGTCCTTCATGGCACTCCTCTACCACGCCAGGCTCTGGAGAAAAGATAGA encodes the following:
- the CAVIN1 gene encoding caveolae-associated protein 1 isoform X1, translated to MEDTQLHIIEQPLSGYSDAGDQGSSTMGAPAAEEPSGAGSEELIKSDQVNGVLVLSLLDKIIGAVDQIQLTQAQLEERQAEMEGAVQSIQGELSKLGKAHATTSNTVSKLLEKVRKVSVNVKTVRGSLERQAGQIKKLEVNEAELLRRRNFKVMIYQDEVKLPAKVSIGKSLKESEALPEKEGDELAEGERPEEDAAALELSSDEAVEVEEVIEESRAERIKRSGLRRVDDFKKAFSKEKMEKTKVRTRENLEKTRLKTKENLEKTRHTLEKRMNKLGTRLVPAERREKLKTSRDKLRKSFTPDHVVYARSKTAVYKVPPFTFHVKKIREGQVEVVKATEMVEVAADEEEGRAERGEATDLLRGSSPDVHTLLEITEESDAVLVDKSDSD